tcctattaaagcaaatgactccaaaataatcattgtaaacccaaaaatagtaaatgaccaccaaaattgtaaccacattttaattaaaaatgtgcaaatatttaatatatcattatcctattaaattaattaatccacttcgtcatctttttctaacctaacccacttttctagtagcatttcgtttctgtatgggttgcagttcaaacctaacctaacccacttttctagtagcatttcgtttctgtaagggtcgcagttcaaacctaacctaacccactattctagtagcatttcattatgctactagaagagtaggttaggttaggtaggtatgcggtgcgggaacggggggttgagcgggaggggctagtaattttggcaacattttactttatttggtaatatgtatacattttttggtaatcataggggtttatttaggtgaaaatatcgcattaatttggtcttcaagatttggtgatcatgaATGATTtatggtgatcattcaatatatttggtattcgaatacaatttgaagtgcagtcgtaattaaaacggtggttcTTTTGTAATTTCAGGCCTTATTTTTTTagtgttcagtatttttttttggtaagcatgatttttttatttagggtaccaaagtattttttggtggtcattatatttgtagcctaattttattattatatagctTTAATAACACAGCCCTAATAATTATACAGCCCTAGGGCCACAGTGCAATTTTAGGCAGTGACAGATACTGATATAGCTACCGTATGAAAGCTTGTGTTATGCTGGCTGATGCTGATGAGTATTAGGTATTTTCCCACATGTGTGGTCTTTCGTCTTTCCACGACAAACGCCATGTAATGTTACTAAACTAATGTAATGTCACCTTCTGGCCTTCTGTGCCAGTGTGTGAATGATTTCCAAATAAAAAAACGTGCGATCTAAAATCAAATATCCTAAGTGcgaaattcctaaagacagAACATCTAAAATCAAAATGTCTAATGTACGAATATCCTAAAGATGCATGTCCTACGGTTAataaacctattttttaaatgtctaaAGTACAATAATGCTAGTGCACGAAAATACTAACGACCTTTTTTCCTACGTCCAGTTGACCtaagtttaaaatgtataaattgtgAAATTTCTAACAACATTTGTCCTATGTTTAGCTGACCTTACTCATAGTTTAAAGAGTCTAACGTACGAAAccttcttttcaaaaaacatttcctttacaacttaactagacggagacGGAgccgggcatctgaagctacctaacgaacctaacctacctacgcttttttacCCAAAGTGTAAtattttcacggacgtcacactaaaataaatcaataggtaggttaggttcgttaggtagcttcagatgcccgaagggcaaatcgcccagaaataggagccccgcgtagcgagGCTCCGTCGAATCGGAATAAGAAGGAAATGTTCTAGGAAATATTGAGTTTCAAAGTATTGTCATTAGGCTTTTTGAACGTAGCTATTTTGAGCACTAGACATATTGACATTAGAAGTATTGTCATTAGGCATTTCGTACGAAGGAATATTGATTTTCGAAAATAAGATCCTTCGATTAAAAGTGTATTAGGACATgcatctttaggaatttcgtacattagacattttgattttcgatgttctgtctttaggaatttcgtacttaggaaatttgattttagaaattatgctacataacccttattttttatccaatctgctttttatcgattctccatacaaactttcaccccccttttcactcccttaaagggtgatttctgtgataaaaactaccctatgtccttcctcgggactcaaactatctccataccaaatttcaactaaaccggttcagcggtttaagcgtgaagaggtaacagacagtcagacagacagacagacacactttcgcatttataataatactagcttttgcccgcgacttcgtctgcgtggaattagtaatttgggtaccataatttttaacagaTCTGCTTTTTAGTACATCTTTCTTTTCACCCCCAAATTGGATGACTAATTAGTCACAAAAGCgaactttctttatttgtaacgaaAGGTCTTTTGAGCCCTTTTTATGttaagatattattttcttttatttatttattaattttgacgtgataaacgtcttataaatcgatgaacaccttATGAACACCGGCACCGGTagctagagatgggtaactgcCCGACcctacccgagagcgggtatttacccggtatatacctgatatttacctacccacgggtaaatacgcgggtattttcgtttttcttctaaatttgatgtgtttaatggtatgtgagtataaataagattaatttaagtcattttttataatgttacaaaaaatgtatgttaaactaattacgaaaaggttgctatgaggtgaagttcgattttaacatatcagtccaatgtAGGAAATTCTGTCTAaatactttagtttgtacatacaacacttttcgatattaaagacagattccaagaaatatgaaaaagttcactcagaagttgaagaagtaggaagataaataagttggagaaattgaagaagttggagaagttgaaaaagttggagaagttaaaaaaaagttggagaagttgaagaaggtgCAGAAATTGAAGAAGATAAAAAAGTTGAAAAAgttagagttggagaagttgaatttgaagttggtaaagttgaagttgaagaagttgaaaaggttgaagaagttgataGCTGGAGAATTTGTAGTTGAAGAAATTGGATAAATTGAAGAAGTTTAGGAAGATAAAGAAGTCGGAGATTTGAAGAATTTGTAAGATGGAGAACTTAAAGAAGTtaatgaagttgaagaagttgaataCGCTGGCGCAGTTGAAGTAGTTAAGTAAGTTGACTAAGATGAAGAAGTTGCAGAAGTCGAAGAAGGTTAGGAAGATAAAGAAGTTGGAgttgttgaagaagttgaagttggagaagttaaaaTTGAAGAAGTAAAAAAGGTTGGAGAagatgaagttgaagaagtaggagaagttgaagttaaagaagtaggAGTAGTTGAAGTTATGGTTGGctttggttgactggtagagaatgcctttaggcattaagtccgccatttgtacattttatttgtatttagtgtaataatcaatatatataataaaagaaagtgtACAATGTGCGTGCCGCTAAAACTCAGAAATGAGTCCCGATACTATCAAGGAAGCTCTATGGGGTGGTAGCCCTCTATCTCCCGTCCATGAAGAAGTTTTCCGTTTTTACCTGAAGGGTGTGCTTTTGAAGATATAAGGGCTGAGAGTTTCGCcctctgagacccagaagcagttgttttgtttttgaattttgaaccttaacttaataaagtaaagttcagaatagatcgtgaaatatatacctacaaaaatttgtacctggcgaatattcgagaacattctagatcattgtgaaCATTCCCGAatactttcgaatgttgtggaatattctgaaACATTCGATGCcgtctcggaggctagacatttctggTTAGTCCAGACCAtttgagagtattcgagagcattccagagcatatcagaacattctggaatgttggcgaatattcgagaacattctagatcaatgtgaacattccagaacactttcgaatattgtggaatattctggaacattcgaagccgtctcgagtatcggaggctagacatttctcGAACAGTCATGACCATTCGAGaatattcgagagcattccacagtattttagaacattctggaatgttgtcgaatattcgagaacattctagatcattgtggaacattccagaacactttcgaaagttgtggaatattctggaacattcgaagccgtctcgggtatcggaggctagacatttctagaacattccagatcattgtggaatatttTGGACCATTCGAAGGTTTTTTGTAGGATATAGCTACCTATTGTGGTAACGTCGTGAGTTTCGAATGTTCAAGAACATCCCGGAATATTCTGTAATGATGACGAATATTCGGAAATAGACTAGAATCCGCAAATGTTGTGGAATGTTCTAGAACATTGTGGACTATTTGAAGCCTTTTTTGTCTTTCCATGAAGAAGATTCCCGTTTTTACTTGAAGGGCGTGCTTTTGAAGATAATTTTACTCtctagacatttctagaacagtccagaGCATTCGAGATCATGCTACAACATTTCAGAACTTTCTGGAATGTTATCGAATGTTTGAGAACATCacagatcattgtggaatattccagaacactctcaaatgttgtggaatattctgatACATTGTGGCCCATTCGAAGCCTTTTTTGTGTGGGTGGAGCTACAGAACATTCTAGAATGttggcgaatattcgagaacattctagatcattgtggaacattcCGGAACACTTTCAAATGTGGTGTATTCTGGACCATTCGAAGCCTAGGGTTGAAGCTACCTATTGGTAGGGTTAAATATTTAAAGCAAGATAGTTGTGAGGTTCGAATGTTCGAGAACATTCCGGAATATTTTGGAATGTTGTCCAATATTGTCGGTCGGGTCGTCGGGGGTTGGGTTCGAGAGTATTCCACAGCatttcagaacattctggaatgttgtcgaatattcgagaacattctagatcattgtggaacattcCAGAATACTTTCCAATGTTCTAGAATATTCTATATTCTCCCCGGGACTCAAGCTAtctgtataccaaatttcaaccgaaacggttcagcggttattgattccccatacaaacttccaccccttttttcacccccttaaagagGGATGtctgggataaaaactaccctatgtcctttcccgggactcaaactatctctataccaaatttcatcaaaatcggttcagcggtttaagcgtgaagaggtaacagacagacagacagacagacacactttcgcatttataatattagtatattAGTATGGATGGATTACGAATATACTCTATGCATAAAGGTCGTATCGCCATGTTATGAGTATTGTAAAGACATACGACTTATAGCTTAAAATAGCGACAGTAAGAAATATCGTTAAGCCCGTCACAGACGGAGCGATAATATATTTGAATATACCGTAAGATACtgaaatatatcttatacctaGTATAGCAAAGCACCACACACGAAAACGATATCAAAATATATAGTTTTTGTCGCTGTCTCTCCAGCACCTACATTGTGAGAGAGACGAAATATGCCTTAATATATCGTAATGTACCGAGCTACATATAGCAAGGTATCTTAAGATGCCTTGCATATCTTTTGGTATATATTATCGCACCGTCTGTG
Above is a window of Cydia splendana chromosome Z, ilCydSple1.2, whole genome shotgun sequence DNA encoding:
- the LOC134804007 gene encoding uncharacterized protein LOC134804007 translates to MADLMPKGILYQSTKANHNFNYSYFFNFNFSYFFNFIFSNLFYFFNFNFSNFNFFNNSNFFIFLTFFDFCNFFILVNLLNYFNCASVFNFFNFINFFKFSILQILQISDFFIFLNFFNLSNFFNYKFSSYQLLQPFQLLQLQLYQLQIQLLQL